The genomic segment CCGTGCGCTCCCGCAGGAACCCCTCCCCGTCGAGGAGGCTGTCGGTGTGGTGCATGAACGCGGTCGCGGCCAGCAGATGGGGGACGGTCGGCCGGGGCAGCAACAGCCGGACGGCCGCGTACTGGGGGAACCGGTACCGCGCCACCACGCGGCGCTGCCGAGTGAAGTCGGCGCGCAGCCGCTCGCCCCGCACGTCGGCCGCGTCCAGCGCGGCATCCCACGAACCCATCCCTGTGCCGCCCCCATGTCCCGTTCCGCCGCTATGCCAGCGCGTGCCTGACCTTGCGCCAGAGCGCGGGCGCCACGCTGATCACCACGGTCAGCGCGACCGCCACCGCCACGCCCTCCCACGGCTCCTTGAAGAGCGACCCGCCGAGGATACCGATCAGCTGATACGTCACCGCCCACGCCAGACACGCGGGCACGTCCCCGCGGGCGAACCGGCGCAGCGGCATCTTCGCCATCAGGCACGCCAGCATCACCGGGATCCGGCCCGCGGGCACGAGCCGCGAGAGGACCAGGACCATCACCCCGTGGTCCGCCAGCTTCTCCTGCGCCTGCGCGAGACGTTCCTCCGGCGCCCGGTCGCGGATCGCCGCCAGCCAGCGCGACCCGTTCTTCGACTTCATGCCGCGCCGCCCCAGCCAGTACAGGGAGACGTCGCCGAGGAACGCGGCGAACGCCGCGACGCCGAAGACGATGAGCAGCGAGAACGGCGCCGTCTGGTGGAAGGCCACCACCGCCGCCGAACTGACCAGCGCTCCGGTCGGCACCACGGGCACCAGCGCGCCGACCGCCACGAGCAGGAACAGCGTCGGATAGCCGACGGCCTGCTGCGTACTCTCCGGCGTCACGCCGGCCACTGAGGCAAGCATTACTTGGACACCTCCGGCAGCACGCTCTCCCCGTGCGCGAGCCGGTGCACCGACACCTCGGGGGCGAGCCGGGCCGCATGACGCACGAACTCGTGCCCCGGCGCGTGGAACTCATGCGGACGTACGGCATCCATGCCAATGGGCCAGTACGTTCCGTAGTGCACCGGAACCGCGCTCCGCGGCCCGATCCGTGCCAACGCCTGCGCCGCTCGTCCCGCGTCCAGGTGGCCGTGGCCCAGATACGGGCCCCAGCCGCCCACCGGCAGCAGCGCCACGTCGACGGCACCGACCTCGTCGGCCATCCCGTCGAACAGTCCGGTGTCCCCGGCGAAGTACGTGCGCGCCTCACCCTCCACGACATAGCCGAGCGCGGGCGAACGGTGCGGTCCCACGGGCAGCCGCCGACCGTCGTGCAGCGCGGACACCACGCGTACGACGACCTCACCGACCGGGACCTCGTCGCCGGGCACGACCTCGGTGAAGCGGAGGTGCGGGAGCCGGCGCCGCAGCCCCGGCAGCGATCGTGCCGTGCCGTGCGGGACCAGGGCGCGGGTGCCCGGCGCGAGGCGGGCCAGCGAGGGCACGTGCAGGTGGTCGGCGTGCAGATGCGACAGAAGCACGACGTCGGCGACGGCCGCGTCCCGCGGCGGCAGGGCGCCTCTGCGCCGCCGCAGATGCGCGAGGCGGCGGGCGAACAGGGGGTCGGTCAGTACGCGGACGCCCGAGTCCTCGACCGTGCATGTGGCGTGACCCCACCATGTGACCTCGACGGGCACCCGGTTCCTCCTTCGTGCGACTGTCTCCGAGCCTACGGCCAGGAGTAGGGTCGGCGGCTGAGACCGAAGGTCAGGGGGACGCCGTGGAGGATGCCGTGGGCACCGCCGTCGTGGGCGCCGTACGCGTCGCGGCGATCGCCAGTCTGACGCCCCTGGAGGAGCTGGAGGCCGACCCCTTCCTGGTCGACTCGCGCAGCCAGCACGCGATGTGCGCGCGGTGGGCCGCCGCGCAGGGGTACGTGATCACGCGCGAACTCGTCGTACGGGGGCTGCGCGCCGATCACGCCGTGCTGTGGGGCGACGTCGAGGCCGGCCTCGTCGACCTCTTCGTCGTACCGAGCCGCCGGGTCCTGGAGCGGGCGCTGAGGTCCGCGGACGAGTTCACGGCGGAGTGTGCGCGGCGGGGGGTGCGGGTCGAGACGGCGGGGCTCGCGGAGCCGGCGTACGACTCCCGCATGAAGGCGAGTGTTCATCGGCGGCTGTCCATGCCGACGGCCGGGTACGACGGGTGCTGACCGGGCCCTCTTCGCCGCTCCGCGGCGAGGCCGTGCGCCGCTCCGCGGCGGTCTCCCACCCGCCCGCCCGTACTCCGCGCCCGAGCACCCGGTAAATCTCCGCCGCTCCGCGGCGGTATGGCACGCTGGGGGCGAAATCGGGGGTCGGGAAAGGCAGTGACGTGGGGCGATGGCGGAGAGTCGGAAGCGCCCTGTGGCGCGTCGTGGCGGTATGGGCCGTCAGCACGCTGACGATGCTCGTGCTCGCCGGCATCCTCCCGGACTTCAAGCTCCAGTCGGACGACGGCGACAGCGCCACCCGTATCGCGGTCACCGCCGCGTTCGGCGCCGGCGCGTTCGGACTGCTCTCGGTGCTCGTGTGGCCGCTGCTCGTGCGGGCCCTGCTGCTCGTGCCCGCGCTCGTGCTCGGCGTGCTCGCGTTCTTCCTCAACGGGTCCTTGCTGCTGCTCGCGCTGAGCCTCATCCCGGAGGGGCGCGGCGAGGCCGGTGCCGAGACCGCCGTCGTGGTCGCCGCCGTGATGTCCGCCGTCGCCTCGGCGACCGGCGGCGCGCTCGCCGTGCGGGACGACGACGCGTACCGGCGGCGGCTGTACCGGCTCGCCGACCGGCGGCGGCGCCGAGGCATCGACGGGACGCCCGGGCCCGCCACCCCCGGCACCGTCTTCATCCAGCTCGACGGGGTCGGGCACGACGTCCTGACCAGCGCCGTCGGGCGAGGGCTCATGCCCACGGTCGGGCGCTGGCTGGGGGACACGGGGGGCACCCACCGGCTCACCCCGTGGCGCACCGACTGGTCCAGTCAGACCGGGGCCAGTCAGCTCGGCATCCTGCACGGTTCCAATCACGACGTGCCCGCGTTCCGGTGGTACGAGAAGGACACCGGCGAGGTCATGGTCAGCAATCGGCCCGCCTCCGCCGTGGAGCTGCAGCGCCGGGCCGTCGAACGGACCGGTGACGGCGGGCTCCTCACCGTGGACGGCGCGAGCCGCGGCAACCTGTTCAGCGGGGGCGCCGAGCAGCTCGCCCTCGTGCTGTCCGTGGCGGCGAGGCGAGGGAAGGAGAACCGGTCGCGGGCCGGGTACTTCGCGTACTTCTCCGATCCCGCCAACGCCGTCCGTACCGCGCTCTCCTTCGTCGCGGAGGTCTTCCGCGAGATCGGCGAGTCCACGGGCGCCCGGTTCAAGCGGCGCCGCCCGCGGGTGAGCCGCGGTGGCCTGTATCCGTTCATCCGCGCCTTCGCGACCGTCGTCGAGCGTGATGTCGTCGTCGCGGCCGTCATCGGGGACATGCTCGCGGGGCGCAGCGCGGTCTACGCCGACCTCGTCGCGTACGACGAAGTGGCGCACCACTCCG from the Streptomyces venezuelae genome contains:
- a CDS encoding DedA family protein, with protein sequence MLASVAGVTPESTQQAVGYPTLFLLVAVGALVPVVPTGALVSSAAVVAFHQTAPFSLLIVFGVAAFAAFLGDVSLYWLGRRGMKSKNGSRWLAAIRDRAPEERLAQAQEKLADHGVMVLVLSRLVPAGRIPVMLACLMAKMPLRRFARGDVPACLAWAVTYQLIGILGGSLFKEPWEGVAVAVALTVVISVAPALWRKVRHALA
- a CDS encoding MBL fold metallo-hydrolase, which gives rise to MPVEVTWWGHATCTVEDSGVRVLTDPLFARRLAHLRRRRGALPPRDAAVADVVLLSHLHADHLHVPSLARLAPGTRALVPHGTARSLPGLRRRLPHLRFTEVVPGDEVPVGEVVVRVVSALHDGRRLPVGPHRSPALGYVVEGEARTYFAGDTGLFDGMADEVGAVDVALLPVGGWGPYLGHGHLDAGRAAQALARIGPRSAVPVHYGTYWPIGMDAVRPHEFHAPGHEFVRHAARLAPEVSVHRLAHGESVLPEVSK
- a CDS encoding phage holin family protein — its product is MGRWRRVGSALWRVVAVWAVSTLTMLVLAGILPDFKLQSDDGDSATRIAVTAAFGAGAFGLLSVLVWPLLVRALLLVPALVLGVLAFFLNGSLLLLALSLIPEGRGEAGAETAVVVAAVMSAVASATGGALAVRDDDAYRRRLYRLADRRRRRGIDGTPGPATPGTVFIQLDGVGHDVLTSAVGRGLMPTVGRWLGDTGGTHRLTPWRTDWSSQTGASQLGILHGSNHDVPAFRWYEKDTGEVMVSNRPASAVELQRRAVERTGDGGLLTVDGASRGNLFSGGAEQLALVLSVAARRGKENRSRAGYFAYFSDPANAVRTALSFVAEVFREIGESTGARFKRRRPRVSRGGLYPFIRAFATVVERDVVVAAVIGDMLAGRSAVYADLVAYDEVAHHSGPSGKDVDKVLRRLDRSLALLDQVREHAPRAYRIVVLSDHGQSPGETFRTRYGLTLGDLVRAGCGLPVPRKAQRTHSGAEARAAVRAALRRPVEEGAEQRRPVRRAEPIVLASGNLGLVSFPDVRHRMTREEIDLRHPALLPTLANHPGVGFLLVRSAARGALVLGARGAEVYLDEAPTDLGPLADFGPGAAEAVRRTDGFPHVADIMVNSWYDPDEGEVLAFEEQIGSHGGLGGAQSRPFLLSPLVLGDPVADGEELVGAEQVHRVLRGWLGEGSGPEVPMSADVNDSLSGAPGGTAFTVPDRAVQDKTL